From Xenopus tropicalis strain Nigerian chromosome 3, UCB_Xtro_10.0, whole genome shotgun sequence, the proteins below share one genomic window:
- the LOC100489710 gene encoding uncharacterized protein LOC100489710, which yields MPSCIVKGCIHKSGQKALHPDVVMHPFPHNREQIKNWVLQTGQYTEDLETMTDRIVKGLKHSSFRMCSKHFTENCYMMKNTKKVLKPNAVPTIFPTIPRPTVITAQPLPVLLPPAKRQRVDNNHEEQQPSTSTTIVRIVSRLATVSTQTKARMFANYNVETMDIYKNVGIQNTVVMKDMSTQTHDVAPTDVPSTTKDRPYPVFYPVLVKPESMPGMNKITSILQSPSVAIQFVPPTRSALMGNGERSSVEDRRDEATFKIQERAGSRDEGTTTGNGDYIKQRKFIVYEDQLDLLLRLVRCQHRSDPPCQAPITRIKKRTDGSLLNIQLCCLNGHDSLLWNSQPTSGEFSIGNVALANSMVLVGSTYQRMKEFFQLMNIPLFSRAAFYKYQKEFIFSAIDIQWKKERAEIKQSLAGKAVALAGDGQFDRPSHSATYCTYSMMELMSKKIIDFKIRRVGPGKKSDGMEISLHSCLKSLKDEKINVRIVATDRHDGIKKLMRTKFEGVDHQFDVRHICRSLRKKLLAASRKKNCGDVAFWIRPITNHMWWAAQTCRQNADLLVEKWKSVLFHISNEHAFPSFVHYKKCQHRRIMAAQRRSYRWIGPAHPAHSALRKIIMDPLLLRDLRKVGKFCHTGELENFRGKLIKYRPKCLSFNRDSAIARTCLGVLAHNRNVHRQEVVKKMASLAKPIYDAVVDDHLFDILSDSIDILTGKLTHRWPSETKSVPKNIATSDRPIKSEVIANHVFQFSHS from the coding sequence ATGCCGAGTTGCATAGTAAAAGGCTGCATTCACAAGAGCGGCCAGAAGGCGTTACACCCGGATGTGGTCATGCACCCCTTCCCGCACAATCGGGAGCAGATCAAGAACTGGGTGCTGCAGACCGGTCAGTACACTGAGGATCTCGAGACCATGACTGACAGAATCGTCAAGGGCCTAAAACATTCCAGTTTCCGAATGTGCTCGAAACACTTTACAGAAAACTGTTACATGATGAAAAACACCAAAAAGGTCCTGAAACCGAACGCCGTGCCGACTATATTTCCCACGATCCCGAGGCCGACGGTAATCACCGCCCAACCTTTACCCGTACTGTTACCCCCTGCCAAACGGCAACGGGTAGACAACAACCACGAAGAACAACAACCGTCGACTTCGACGACCATCGTACGGATAGTGTCCCGACTTGCGACCGTTTCGACGCAAACAAAAGCGAGAATGTTCGCTAATTACAACGTGGAAACGATGGATATTTATAAGAACGTCGGGATACAGAATACGGTGGTTATGAAGGACATGTCCACGCAAACGCACGACGTGGCACCTACAGACGTTCCCAGCACCACCAAGGACCGCCCATATCCGGTGTTCTACCCCGTTCTAGTCAAACCCGAATCCATGCCAGGCATGAATAAAATAACTTCGATTTTACAATCCCCTTCTGTTGCCATTCAGTTTGTTCCGCCAACCAGATCCGCCCTTATGGGAAATGGTGAAAGATCCTCGGTCGAAGATCGAAGAGACGAGGCGACTTTTAAAATTCAAGAACGGGCTGGAAGTCGAGATGAGGGAACGACGACGGGGAACGGCGATTATATCAAGCAGAGAAAGTTCATCGTATACGAAGACCAACTGGATCTACTACTGCGTCTTGTTCGTTGCCAGCATAGGTCGGATCCTCCCTGCCAAGCCCCCATTACACGTATTAAAAAGCGCACCGACGGCAGTCTCTTAAACATACAACTCTGCTGTCTCAACGGACACGACTCTCTCCTGTGGAATTCTCAACCCACGTCGGGAGAGTTCTCGATCGGAAACGTTGCTCTCGCCAATTCGATGGTTCTGGTGGGATCGACCTATCAAAGGATGAAAGAGTTTTTTCAGCTTATGAACATTCCATTGTTTTCTCGTGCCGCGTTTTACAAATACCAAAAAGAGTTCATCTTCTCGGCCATAGACATTCAGTGGAAAAAAGAACGCGCGGAGATCAAACAATCATTGGCCGGGAAAGCCGTGGCGTTAGCTGGCGACGGGCAGTTCGACCGCCCCAGTCACAGCGCTACGTATTGCACGTATTCCATGATGGAGCTGATGTCCAAAAAGATTATCGATTTCAAAATTCGACGTGTCGGACCTGGAAAAAAGTCCGATGGAATGGAAATCTCGTTACATTCGTGCCTGAAAAGTCTAAAGGACGAAAAGATAAACGTCAGAATCGTGGCGACCGACAGACACGACGGGATAAAGAAACTGATGCGTACGAAGTTCGAGGGCGTCGACCACCAGTTCGACGTCCGGCACATTTGCAGAAGCCTAAGGAAAAAATTACTTGCCGCCTCTAGAAAGAAAAACTGCGGCGACGTCGCGTTTTGGATTAGGCCTATAACGAACCACATGTGGTGGGCGGCGCAAACGTGTCGACAAAACGCGGATCTTCTCGTCGAAAAGTGGAAATCGGTTCTGTTTCATATATCGAACGAACATGCGTTCCCTTCGTTTGTACATTATAAAAAATGCCAGCACCGGCGGATAATGGCGGCCCAAAGGAGGAGTTATAGATGGATAGGCCCCGCCCACCCTGCTCACTCCGCCTTACGGAAAATCATAATGGATCCGTTATTGTTACGCGACCTACGCAAAGTAGGGAAGTTCTGCCATACGGGCGAACTAGAAAACTTCCGCGGCAAACTCATAAAGTACAGACCTAAGTGCCTGTCCTTCAATAGGGACTCGGCGATTGCCAGGACCTGTCTCGGCGTTTTAGCGCATAATAGGAACGTTCACCGACAGgaagttgtaaaaaaaatggcGAGTCTCGCCAAGCCAATTTACGACGCTGTCGTCGACGATCATCTTTTTGATATTCTGTCGGACTCGATTGACATTCTGACAGGGAAACTGACTCACCGGTGGCCGTCGGAGACCAAATCCGTGCCCAAAAATATAGCGACATCCGATAGGCCAATCAAAAGCGAGGTCATAGCCAATCATGTTTTTCAGTTCTCGCATTCCTAG